In the genome of Arthrobacter alpinus, the window CTCGCTCTTAATGTCAGTGTTGTCCTTGGCCACCATGAGGCCCTGGCCTGTCACGAAGTACGGTCCGGCAAAGTCAACAAGCTTCTTGCGCTTGTCGGTGATGGAGTAGGTGCCTACGTAGAGGTCCACATCGCCATTGGCCAGCGCGGTCTCGCGGTTGGCTGACGGGATGGCCTTGAATTCAATCTTGTCCGCGGCTACGCCCAAGGAGGCTGCCATCCAGGTTGCGATCTGAATGTCGAAGCCTGTGCGCTCACCCGTTGCTGCATCGAGGTAGCCAAGACCAGGCTGATCTTCCTTGACGCCGATGCGAATTTTTCCAGAGGACTTGATCGTGTCAAAGGTGGGGCTGCCGGTCAGGGCAACATCCTTGGCTACTTCGAAGGCCGGGGCGTCGCCGCCGGCGCCAGCGGATTCGCCGCCACCGGTGTCGCCACCACAACCGGTCATAGCCAGTGCGGCCGCCGTCAAGACTGCGGCAAAGCCGAGGGTTTTCTTGCTAAAGAACTTTTTCAATGCGGGTTCCTTTCATAGTCGGCCACATGCGGCCGGTGTAATGAGTGGCGGTAATCGCCGGAATTCTGTGAGAGCGAGCTATCCGTTGGTCAGGATCTTCGAAAGGAAGTCCTTGGCGCGCGGTGTCTGCGGGTTGGTGAAGAAGTTCTCGGGGGTGGCCTCTTCCACAATCTGGCCGTCGGCCATGAAGATGACCCGGTCGGCAGCCTTGCGAGCAAAACCCATCTCGTGGGTGACAACCACCATGGTCATGCCCTCCTTGGCCAGTT includes:
- a CDS encoding glutamate ABC transporter substrate-binding protein; the encoded protein is MTGCGGDTGGGESAGAGGDAPAFEVAKDVALTGSPTFDTIKSSGKIRIGVKEDQPGLGYLDAATGERTGFDIQIATWMAASLGVAADKIEFKAIPSANRETALANGDVDLYVGTYSITDKRKKLVDFAGPYFVTGQGLMVAKDNTDIKSEKDLAGKKVCSATGSTPIQNIRENFPEATPQEFDLYSKCVESLKNGDTDAVTTDQAILLGFASQDPDALKVVGEPFTTENYGIGMKLGDTALRTFLNKTLTDGNATWTKIYDATLGLSGTKVEQPAVNQY